The genomic DNA CGCCCTATCGAGATGCGATCCAGTTTAATGCCGGGGGACATGCCAACCACTGCTTCTTTTGGGATATTTTGAGGCCTTATCAATCGAAAGTTACGATATCGTCAGCCCTCGAAGCGGCACTAAAGCAATCATTTCAGTCGCTCGAGAATTTTAAAAAGGAGTTCGAACATATTGCGGCTCAGCACCTCGGAAGCGGTTGGGCATGGCTTTGTGTTTCTCTCGACAAAGAGCTTGTGATGATGACCACACTCAATCATGATCATCCGCAAATGCCGCAGTTTAAAGGAACTTCCAAAGCCGGAATACCGATCCTTACACTCGATCTTTGGGAGCATGCGTATTACCTCAAGTACAAGAATCAGAAACTCAAGTATTTCGAGGCGTATTGGGATATCGTTGACTGGAACCGGGTGGCGCAACGTTACCAAGAGGTGATCGAAAAGCATTGATTTGTCAAAAGTCGGTAGTTAGGTTAAGACTGTGATCACGAGCTGCCATTTTTTAGGAAGCAGTAGCCACGGAAACTGTTTGTTGGTGCGGTCAACAACGGGGAATTTTTTGATCGATGCCGGGTTGACAGGACGACAAATCGTTCTACGCCTTCCAAATTTTGGCATCACGATCGATGA from Verrucomicrobiota bacterium includes the following:
- a CDS encoding superoxide dismutase, coding for MYQLPDLKFAYDALEPVLTAEMLELHYTKHHAGYIQKLNDLLQQIHYPAPKDIDEFIATMDFSKIPPPYRDAIQFNAGGHANHCFFWDILRPYQSKVTISSALEAALKQSFQSLENFKKEFEHIAAQHLGSGWAWLCVSLDKELVMMTTLNHDHPQMPQFKGTSKAGIPILTLDLWEHAYYLKYKNQKLKYFEAYWDIVDWNRVAQRYQEVIEKH